One Pyrus communis chromosome 13, drPyrComm1.1, whole genome shotgun sequence genomic window carries:
- the LOC137713960 gene encoding E3 ubiquitin-protein ligase PUB24-like yields MDDVEVPQYFICPISLQIMKDPVTAITGITYDRESIEHWLFQSKNITCPVTKQPLQKDSELTPNHTLHRLIRAWCTENASYGIDQIPTPKTPLNKAQVLKLLKDFWHPQLQLKIIRKLELLAVEKEGNRKYMVEAGVANAMLLFITNRCYKNDQVDGLEEALSILHFVRISSEELNRHFMENNQIIDSLTWVFGCEIENQITASTYAVLVLKYIIQKANSSVLETLNPDFFKKLVGVLRNGVTEQGMNAALHVMLDACPWGRNRIKMVEVGTVHELIELEFGAPEKRTTELIFGILFHLCSCADGRAQFVSHKGGISVVSKRLLRVSPAADDRAVLILSMICKYSGTNLVLQEMLEVGAVARLCTLIQVDRPPYLKGKAREILRSHYEEWKNCRCLGNSMYPK; encoded by the coding sequence ATGGATGACGTAGAAGTTCCTCAGTATTTCATCTGCCCAATATCTCTTCAGATCATGAAGGACCCTGTGACAGCCATTACAGGCATCACGTACGACCGGGAGAGCATCGAGCACTGGCTATTCCAGAGCAAGAACATCACATGTCCCGTCACCAAACAGCCACTCCAGAAAGACTCCGAACTAACGCCTAACCACACGTTGCACCGCTTAATTCGGGCATGGTGCACTGAGAATGCCTCCTACGGCATTGATCAAATACCAACTCCGAAAACACCTCTCAACAAAGCTCAAGTCCTCAAGCTCCTCAAGGACTTCTGGCACCCTCAGCTCCAGCTGAAGATTATCAGAAAGTTGGAGCTCCTCGCAGTGGAAAAAGAAGGGAATAGGAAGTACATGGTGGAAGCCGGCGTGGCTAATGCCATGTTATTATTCATTACAAACAGATGTTACAAGAACGACCAGGTGGATGGCCTAGAAGAAGCCCTTAGCATACTTCACTTTGTTCGGATTTCGTCTGAAGAATTAAACCGTCACTTTATGGAAAACAATCAGATCATCGATTCGTTGACATGGGTTTTTGGTTGCGAAATTGAGAATCAAATCACGGCGAGTACGTATGCGGTGTTGGTCCTAAAATATATCATCCAAAAGGCAAACTCAAGCGTGctagaaaccctaaaccctgatttttttaagaaacttgTTGGGGTTTTGAGAAATGGGGTCACAGAACAAGGGATGAATGCAGCTCTACATGTCATGTTAGACGCTTGTCCTTGGGGAAGAAATCGAATCAAGATGGTCGAAGTTGGGACTGTTCACGAGCTCATCGAGCTTGAATTTGGTGCACCGGAAAAGAGAACAACGGAGCTCATTTTTGGTATATTGTTTCATTTGTGTTCTTGTGCTGATGGGAGAGCTCAGTTTGTTAGTCATAAAGGAGGCATCTCTGTTGTGTCAAAGAGACTCCTTAGGGTTTCTCCAGCAGCTGATGACCGAGCAGTTTTGATCCTTTCTATGATATGCAAGTACTCAGGAACCAACTTGGTGCTTCAGGAGATGTTGGAGGTTGGAGCTGTTGCTAGGCTTTGCACTTTGATCCAAGTTGACCGTCCTCCATACTTGAAAGGCAAAGCAAGGGAAATCCTTAGATCACATTATGAGGAGTGGAAGAACTGTCGTTGTCTTGGTAATTCTATGTATCCCAAATGA
- the LOC137713755 gene encoding E3 ubiquitin-protein ligase PUB23-like translates to MDQEIDVPSFFLCPISLEIMKDPVTISTGITYDRESIEKWLFSSKNKTCPVTKQVVSEDSDITPNHTLRRLLQAWCTMNASHGIERIPTPKPPVNKSQIARLLRDAKKSPNGLAKCLRELRSISSDSEANKKSIEAAGAVEFLASTIINNIKNDRENVENEDALSILHNLNLSEDVLKTLIGKEGEFVEALIKLMQRGSYESRAYAVMLLRSIFEVADSTRMANVKPEFFAEVVEVLNDQISQQASKATLQLLIQLCPWGRNRIKAVEAGAVMVLIELLLDTSSDRRTLEMTLMVLDMICGCAEGRAELLTHGAGLAVVSKKIMRVSKVASERAVRILFSICKFSATSSVLQEMMQLGVVAKLCLVLQVDSGSKTKDKAREVLKLHGRTWKNSTCIPSNLVSSYPS, encoded by the coding sequence ATGGACCAAGAAATCGACGTTCCCTCGTTTTTTCTCTGCCCCATTTCTCTAGAAATCATGAAGGATCCCGTCACGATCTCTACCGGGATCACATACGATCGGGAGAGCATAGAGAAATGGTTGTTCTCGAGCAAGAACAAGACTTGTCCCGTTACCAAACAAGTGGTTTCGGAGGATTCCGACATAACTCCAAACCACACTCTTCGCCGGTTGCTCCAAGCTTGGTGCACAATGAACGCTTCTCATGGCATCGAAAGGATCCCAACTCCAAAGCCGCCAGTCAACAAATCCCAGATCGCTAGGCTCCTCCGAGACGCCAAAAAGTCTCCAAACGGTCTGGCAAAATGCCTCCGCGAGCTTCGATCCATTTCGTCCGACAGCGAAGCCAACAAGAAAAGCATCGAAGCCGCCGGTGCAGTCGAGTTCCTTGCTTCAACGataatcaacaacatcaagaacGACAGAGAAAATGTTGAAAACGAAGACGCTTTGAGCATCCTCCATAACCTAAATCTCAGCGAAGATGTTCTCAAAACCCTAATAGGCAAAGAGGGTGAGTTTGTCGAGGCCTTGATCAAACTCATGCAACGTGGGAGCTACGAGTCTCGAGCGTACGCTGTGATGTTGTTGAGATCAATTTTTGAGGTTGCTGATTCAACGAGGATGGCAAACGTAAAACCCGAATTTTTCGCCGAAGTTGTTGAGGTCTTAAATGATCAGATCTCACAACAGGCCTCAAAAGCCACATTGCAACTGTTGATCCAGCTCTGTCCGTGGGGACGTAACAGAATCAAAGCCGTTGAAGCAGGGGCGGTTATGGTCCTGATTGAACTTCTTTTGGATACTTCTTCCGATAGGAGAACCTTGGAAATGACACTCATGGTGCTTGACATGATATGTGGCTGCGCAGAAGGCCGCGCAGAACTGCTGACTCATGGCGCAGGGCTCGCTGTGGTGTCTAAGAAGATAATGAGGGTCTCAAAGGTGGCCAGCGAGAGGGCAGTAAGGATTTTGTTCTCCATTTGCAAGTTTTCAGCGACGTCGAGTGTTTTGCAGGAGATGATGCAATTGGGTGTTGTGGCGAAGCTGTGCTTAGTTCTTCAAGTGGATAGTGGCAGCAAGACAAaggataaggctagagaggtcTTAAAATTGCATGGAAGGACATGGAAGAATTCTACTTGTATACCAAGCAATTTGGTTTCTTCTTATCCATCTTGA